A region from the Medicago truncatula cultivar Jemalong A17 chromosome 6, MtrunA17r5.0-ANR, whole genome shotgun sequence genome encodes:
- the LOC25495147 gene encoding zinc finger CCCH domain-containing protein 41 produces the protein MELKASSPKPESVVPSDCASDPEETEVSDDDDDDRNHKHRKKEDRSQSLERDVSDPVINRPFKKCHKNFGNRHPFRENESMAFETLRTYNDATTDKDFYSKFDRRRPGMTSGPRMPFDMNQRIRPNQLFAGDPGAGRGRGRESGFWNQRESRFSSIDVASQMVQQGPIHPALYTGRGLPNISNAQNASWNTFGLLPAVPNGGLDMLHPMGLQGTLRPPINSSLNVNIPRQRCRDFEERGFCLRGDMCPMEHGVNRIVVEDVQSLSQFNLPVSLTSAHLTGAPTGSGSLHSVNNSTASMNSKCKPGIISKSIVSDVGSSMDGAYPGPGCTSGADLYDPDQPLWNDRGLEIDDAEPMSSDAPDSVCPVEATRTSVSLQGASSSVWGRIGGSKNRFDTKEKSNPTMSSFHFPDNQPKEDNDELVGCHSASSQGKQIIADDAIPRAFEASLKAQIDMRNIRKPSQKALRTLFVNGIPHKSNRRDALLAHFKKFGEVIDIYIPLNSERAFVQFSKREEAEAALRAPDAVMGNRFIKLWWANRDCIPSENTSSSSGNGAIVTPRGQPTFVPSHPVATDRRKDIHQPDASRTTFEESSPSDPSKLVIADAPKVPPPLQRKLENLEHLKEQLRKKQEMLDQKRNEFKRQLNKLEKQATGPKGEAVTEQPAKRPKTSMASDVAKLASPQSSDADIGMSSSQAETAVDKNKQLANSVSQSPKPSTPRKPHEPAGLKQSIQSLVPVNRYKLDNRPTAFRIIPPLPVGLANVAALEEHFLPYGELSAVELEDVQVNDSSEQEARLNFTTRGAAEQAFTKGKCWKDHNLKFMWLTPTNSGNATVSRERSLSAPPSEPLDTTNSNSEEKSRNSANHEAIVSDGEHKDSETKNDLENMKTEQDEDLQCTTSQVSSAKQSPENNVC, from the exons ATGGAGCTGAAAGCTTCATCTCCAAAGCCAGAGTCTGTTGTGCCATCTGATTGTGCCAGTGATCCTGAAGAAACGGAAGTGAGCGACGACGACGACGATGATCGGAATCATAAGCATCGGAAGAAGGAAGATCGTTCTCAATCATTAGAGAGAGATGTTTCAGATCCTGTAATTAACAGGCCATTCAAAAAGTGTCACAAAAATTTTGGGAATCGCCATCCGTTCAGAGAAAATGAATCGATGGCCTTTGAAACACTGAGAACCTACAATGATGCCACCACAGATAAAGATTTTTACTCCAAGTTTGACAGAAGGCGCCCTGGGATGACTTCAGGTCCTCGAATGCCTTTTGATATGAATCAAAGAATACGGCCAAACCAATTATTTGCCGGAGATCCTGGTGCTGGTAGGGGAAGAGGCAGGGAATCCGGTTTTTGGAATCAACGTGAATCCAGGTTCAGCTCAATTGATGTTGCTTCACAAATGGTTCAGCAGGGACCCATTCATCCAGCCCTTTATACTGGACGTGGGTTACCAAATATATCAAATGCACAAAATGCGTCTTGGAATACATTTGGTTTACTTCCAGCAGTACCCAATGGTGGCTTAGACATGCTTCATCCAATGGGTTTACAAGGAACACTCAGACCACCTATTAATTCATCTTTAAATGTGAATATTCCTCGTCAACGATGCAGAGATTTTGAAGAACGTGGATTTTGCCTTAGAGGGGACATGTGTCCTATGGAACATGGTGTAAATCGAATTGTCGTTGAAGATGTTCAG AGTCTTTCACAGTTCAACCTTCCTGTTTCGCTTACAAGTGCACACCTAACTGGAGCACCTACTGGATCTGGATCACTGCATTCAGTAAATAATTCAACTGCTTCAATGAACAGCAAATGTAAACCTGGAATAATTTCCAAGTCCATTGTCAGTGATGTTGGTTCGTCGATGGATGGTGCATATCCCGGTCCTGGTTGCACAAGTGGAGCTGATCTTTATGATCCAGATCAACCACTGTGGAATGATAGGGGTCTGGAGATCGATGATGCTGAGCCTATGTCTAGTGATGCTCCAGATAGTGTTTGTCCAGTTGAAGCTACCAGAACTTCTGTCAGTTTACAGGGTGCCAGTTCATCTGTCTGGGGCAGAATTGGTGGTTCAAAAAATAGATTCGACACGAAAGAAAAATCCAACCCTACAATGAGTTCTTTTCATTTTCCTGATAATCAACCAAAGGAAGATAATGATGAATTAGTAGGTTGTCACAGTGCTTCCAGTCAAGGTAAGCAGATCATTGCAGATGATGCTATCCCGAGAGCCTTTGAAGCATCTTTGAAGGCACAGATTGATATGCGTAACATACGTAAACCATCACAGAAGGCACTGCGTACTCTATTTGTAAATGGGATACCTCATAAAAGTAACAGGAGGGACGCTCTTCTTGCTCATTTTAAGAAGTTTGGGGAAGTTATTGACATTTATATTCCATTGAACAGTGAACGAGCTTTTGTCCAATTCTCCAAGAGGGAAGAGGCTGAGGCTGCTCTAAGGGCACCTGATGCTGTAATGGGCAATCGTTTCATCAAGCTGTGGTGGGCTAATCGTGATTGTATCCCTAGTGAAAATACTAGTAGTAGTAGTGGGAATGGTGCAATTGTAACTCCCCGTGGGCAACCCACTTTCGTTCCATCTCATCCAGTTGCCACTGATAGGAGAAAAGATATCCATCAACCCGATGCTTCAAGGACTACATTTGAAGAATCATCACCTTCTGATCCGTCTAAGCTGGTAATTGCAGATGCACCCAAGGTTCCACCTCCTTTGCAGAGGAAGCTTGAAAACTTGGAGCATCTAAAGGAACAACTGCGTAAGAAGCAGGAAATGCTGGACCAAAAGCGTAACGAGTTCAAGCGCCAGTTGAACAAACTTGAGAAACAA GCTACAGGACCCAAGGGGGAAGCTGTTACTGAGCAACCTGCCAAGAGACCCAAAACGAGCATGGCGTCTGATGTTGCCAAACTGGCTTCTCCTCAATCGTCTGATGCTGATATTGGTATGTCATCTTCACAAGCAGAGACAGCAGTGGATAAAAATAAACAGTTGGCCAATTCTGTTTCCCAAAGTCCCAAACCAAGTACACCGAGGAAACCACATGAACCTGCAGGATTGAAGCAGTCAATTCAATCATTAGTGCCTGTAAATAGATACAAGCTGGATAATCGTCCCACCGCATTCAGAATCATTCCACCTTTGCCAGTCGGTCTAGCAAAT gTTGCTGCTTTGGAGGAACACTTCTTACCATACGGTGAACTTTCCGCTGTAGAGCTAGAAGATGTCCAAGTCAACGATAGTAGCGAACAAGAGGCACGTCTAAATTTCACTACTCGTGGAGCAGCTGAGCAGGCGTTTACAAAAGGTAAATGCTGGAAAGACCATAACCTTAAATTCATGTGGCTGACACCTACCAATTCTGGCAACGCCACTGTCAGTAGAGAACGTTCTCTGTCTGCTCCTCCCAGCGAGCCCTTGGATACAACAAATAGCAATTCTGAAGAGAAATCGCGAAACTCTGCAAACCATGAAGCAATTGTGTCTGACGGTGAGCATAAAGATTCCGAAACTAAAAATGATTTGGAGAATATGAAAACAGAACAAGATGAAGATCTCCAGTGTACCACCAGTCAAGTTTCTTCTGCCAAACAATCACCCGAAAACAATGTCTGCTGA
- the LOC25495146 gene encoding aldehyde oxidase GLOX1, which yields MLQKSIGVVAMHMQLLHNDRIVIFDRTDFGYSNLSLPNGQCRHDPAELVVKDDCTAHSLEYDVLSNTFRPLFVKTNIWCSSGSVRPNGSLVQTGGYNDGNRNIRIYSPCPTCDWSEIDGGLSAERWYATSHILPNGSQIVVGGRGQFNYEFYPKSNDINANYSLSFLAETNDPEQENNLYPFVFLNVDGNLFIMANNKSILFDYTKGMVVKTFPEVPGGDPRNYPSTGSAVLLPLKNLEAKNLEAEVLVCGGASRGSYLQSKKEVFLKALNTCARIKITDPNPQWDMETMPSPRVMSDMVMLPNGNILIINGASSGTSGWEQGRDPALTPFLYRTNNPIGSRFKLQRSSETPRMYHSTAVLVRDGRVLVGGSNPHSGYSFTNVLFPTELSIEAYSPSYLSDRLSNYRPKIMSLDSKTQMELKYGQKLELQFQVNRTLKYLNLVHVTMLLPPFNTHSFSMNQRLLVLEQNKVNRVNGTTYEIEVTVPNSPILAPPGFYLLFVVNAQIPSEGIWVHIL from the exons ATGCTACAAAAAAGCATTGGGGTTGTTGCTATGCACATGCAACTTCTTCACAATGATCGTATTGTAATATTCGATCGTACTGATTTTGGTTATTCTAACCTCTCTTTACCAAACGGACAGTGCCGTCATGATCCAGCCGAATTAGTTGTGAAAGATGATTGCACTGCCCACTCTCTTGAGTATGATGTCTTATCAAACACTTTCCGTCCATTATTTGTCAAAACTAATATTTGGTGTTCCTCTGGCTCAGTTAGGCCCAATGGATCACTCGTTCAAACCGGTGGCTACAACGATGGAAATCGCAACATACGAATCTATAGTCCTTGCCCGACATGTGATTGGAGTGAAATCGACGGCGGACTTTCTGCCGAGAGATGGTATGCCACCAGCCATATCCTCCCTAATGGTAGtcagattgttgttggtggtagGGGGCAATTCAACTATGAGTTTTATCCCAAAAGCAATGATATCAATGCAAATTATAGTTTATCATTTTTGGCTGAGACCAATGATCCTGAGCAAGAAAATAACTTGTatccttttgtttttctcaatGTCGATGGTAACCTCTTTATCATGGCCAACAATAAATCTATTCTCTTCGATTATACTAAG GGTATGGTGGTGAAAACATTTCCAGAAGTCCCAGGTGGGGATCCTAGGAATTATCCAAGTACTGGTTCTGCTGTTTTATTGCCATTAAAGAATCTAGAAGCAAAAAATTTGGAAGCTGAGGTTTTGGTTTGTGGAGGAGCATCAAGAGGGTCTTATTTACAATCAAAAAAGGAAGTGTTTCTTAAAGCATTGAATACATGTGCTAGGATCAAAATAACTGACCCTAATCCACAATGGGACATGGAGACTATGCCATCGCCTAGAGTCATGAGTGACATGGTGATGCTTCCAAATGGTAACATTTTGATAATTAATGGGGCTTCTTCGGGGACATCTGGATGGGAACAAGGTCGTGACCCGGCTCTAACCCCATTTCTTTACCGAACAAATAATCCAATTGGGTCGAGATTCAAATTGCAAAGATCATCGGAGACGCCTCGAATGTATCATTCCACTGCTGTTTTGGTTCGTGATGGGAGGGTTTTGGTTGGTGGTAGTAACCCTCATTCGGGTTACAGTTTCACAAATGTTTTGTTTCCAACTGAGCTTAGCATTGAAGCATATTCACCTTCGTATCTAAGCGATCGTTTATCAAATTATCGTCCGAAAATTATGTCTCTTGATTCTAAGACTCAAATGGAATTAAAGTATGGTCAGAAATTGGAGCTTCAATTTCAAGTGAACAGAACATTAAAATACTTGAATTTAGTACATGTCACAATGTTGTTGCCGCCTTTTAATACACATTCATTCTCAATGAATCAAAGGTTGTTGGTGTTGGAGCAAAATAAAGTAAATCGTGTGAACGGAACAACATATGAAATTGAAGTTACCGTGCCGAATTCACCTATTCTTGCACCTCCAGGTTTTTATCTACTATTTGTGGTAAACGCACAAATTCCTAGCGAGGGTATTTGGGTACATATACTTTGA
- the LOC11430173 gene encoding pentatricopeptide repeat-containing protein At5g40400 — MQAHCRRAWSPAMKGFTFPRISNSIYSLSDSIFTKYSSFSSSSSSLILHDSDSNPISSPFYNLLPPTHNPNNIVNLISTALKQKSFHLSHFQTQFKTILPHLGAHEISRVLIRTQSDASSALTFFNWVKNDLRFTLSLQNYCLIVHILGWNQIFDQAMKLLCELIQLNNVNVVSYDDVYKCLIDCTEDCNWNPVIFDMLIKAYVKLGMVEKGLETFWKNVEGSFVPNVVACNCLLNGLSKINYIGECWEVYEEMGRLGIHRNGYTFNIMTHVLCREGDSDKVNGFLEKMEEEGFEPDLVTYNILINGYCKKRRLEDAFYLYKIMGIRGVVPNLISYSALMNGLCKEGKIKEAHQLFNQMVQRGIDPDVVSYNTLISGYCKEGGKMQMCRSLLHEMIGIGIRPDNVTCRIVFQGYTREGKLLSALNMVAELQRFGIKIPENLYDYLLVALCKEGRPFAARSFLIRISQDGDYVPEMSTYIKLAESLCSFNNVEEALILKSEMAKKSMKLNLTTYKAIISCLCRVKRTSEAENLLEEMVSLGILPDLEIKRALINGYCEENDVDKAVSLLKFFAKEFQVYDTESYNAIVKVFCEVGNVAELMELQDKLVKIGYVPNSLTCKYVIRGLQKGMELDDDDDISDGDMLEV, encoded by the coding sequence ATGCAAGCTCATTGCCGCCGTGCATGGTCACCGGCGATGAAAGGTTTCACGTTTCCTCGAATCTCAAATTCAATCTATTCCCTTTCTGATtcaattttcacaaaatattcttcattttcttcttcttcttcttctcttattCTACATGACTCTGATTCAAACCCAATTTCAAGTCCATTTTACAATCTTCTCCCACCAACCCACAACCCTAATAACATTGTAAACCTCATTTCAACAGCCCTCAAACAAAAAAGTTTCCACCTTTCTCATTTTCAAACCCAATTCAAAACAATTCTCCCTCATTTGGGTGCCCATGAAATTTCAAGGGTTTTGATTAGAACTCAATCTGATGCTTCCTCAGCACTCACATTTTTCAATTGGGTTAAAAATGATTTGAGGTTCACACTTAGTTTGCAGAATTATTGCTTAATTGTTCACATACTTGGTTGGAATCAAATTTTTGATCAAGCCATGAAATTGTTGTGTGAATTGATACAATTGAACAATGTGAATGTTGTTtcttatgatgatgtttataagtgtttgattgattgtaCTGAGGATTGTAATTGGAATCCTGTGATATTTGATATGCTTATTAAGGCTTATGTGAAATTAGGTATGGTTGAGAAGGGTTTAGAGACTTTTTGGAAGAATGTTGAGGGTAGTTTTGTTCCTAATGTTGTTGCTTGTAATTGTTTGTTGAATGGTTTGTCTAAGATTAATTATATTGGTGAATGTTGGGAAGTGTATGAAGAAATGGGGAGGCTTGGGATTCATAGGAATGGGTATACTTTTAATATTATGACGCATGTTTTGTGTAGAGAGGGAGATAGTGATAAGGTGAATGGATTTCTTGAGAAGATGGAGGAAGAAGGATTTGAACCGGATTTGGTTACATATAATATACTTATTAATGGTTATTGTAAGAAAAGAAGGTTGGAGGATGCATTTTATTTGTATAAGATTATGGGCATTAGAGGTGTGGTTCCTAATTTGATTTCGTATAGTGCGTTGATGAACGGTCTTTGTAAAGAAGGCAAGATTAAGGAGGCTCATCAACTTTTTAATCAGATGGTTCAAAGAGGGATTGATCCGGATGTTGTGTCGTATAATACACTTATATCTGGTTATTGTAAAGAAGGTGGTAAGATGCAAATGTGTAGATCACTATTGCATGAAATGATAGGAATCGGGATTCGTCCGGACAATGTTACTtgtaggattgtttttcaaggaTATACAAGGGAGGGAAAGCTTTTATCGGCGTTGAATATGGTTGCGGAACTTCAGAGGTTTGGAATTAAGATCCCTGAAAATTTATATGATTATCTCTTAGTTGCATTGTGTAAAGAAGGTCGGCCGTTTGCGGCACGAAGCTTTCTGATAAGGATATCTCAAGATGGAGACTATGTGCCTGAAATGAGCACTTACATTAAACTAGCAGAGTCTCTATGTTCGTTCAATAATGTGGAAGAGGCACTGATTTTGAAATCTGAGATGGCAAAAAAGAGTATGAAACTAAATCTCACTACCTATAAAGCTATCATAAGCTGCTTGTGTAGAGTAAAAAGGACTTCAGAGGCTGAAAACTTGTTGGAGGAAATGGTTAGTTTAGGTATTCTACCTGATTTAGAAATAAAGAGGGCATTAATAAATGGATATTGTGAAGAAAACGATGTTGATAAAGCTGTGTCGTTATTGAAATTCTTTGCCAAGGAGTTTCAAGTTTACGATACCGAAAGCTACAATGCAATTGTTAAAGTCTTTTGCGAGGTCGGTAATGTGGCTGAGTTGATGGAGCTTCAAGATAAGCTTGTCAAGATAGGGTATGTTCCAAATAGTTTAACATGTAAGTACGTTATCCGAGGATTGCAGAAAGGTATGGAactcgatgatgatgatgatatatcGGACGGCGACATGCTTGAAGTCTAA